Proteins encoded in a region of the Stieleria neptunia genome:
- a CDS encoding Bug family tripartite tricarboxylate transporter substrate binding protein, translating into MRNTSYHVGSFDAPRSLPWRLRWWGCATALLLLVGCVDREQHADAYPRRPIKLVVPFAAGGGSDTFGRVIQNAIETHRLLPERLVIINVPGAGGTIGSRRVKHARPDGYTLLLLHEGILTARHSGSASYSAEAFVPIAGTGNATQVVAVRDDSPYSDLRSLMREAALHPDSIVFSANIGAPSHFAGLMLQSKIPGSSFRYTQTGGGAKRFAALQGGHADVSSFSIAEYVQFKPSGIRALALLGPERHADLPDLATATEQGFSVESQNMQFWWAPLGTPRERVETIADALSAAMQTDEVRETLAEMKITDTVLRGAELEAELQQRERRIAEVAPSAGVELPNFAMFALGGVILTAVAASIRAVGRRRSGVPRRTTDREGGDRSAHTRQLAAIGCITIGYVITLQFQLVRFVPVTAVYALLIGGILLGPLIQSRRIKAAKATIALLVVSVLMSVVMHHLFTEVLVVDLP; encoded by the coding sequence TTGCGTAACACTTCGTATCACGTCGGCTCTTTCGATGCGCCCCGGTCGTTGCCATGGCGGCTGCGCTGGTGGGGCTGCGCCACGGCGCTGTTGCTGCTCGTCGGTTGCGTCGACCGCGAGCAACACGCCGACGCCTATCCGCGGCGCCCCATCAAGCTGGTGGTCCCCTTCGCCGCCGGTGGTGGCAGCGACACGTTCGGCCGCGTGATTCAAAACGCCATCGAAACACATCGACTGTTGCCCGAGCGATTGGTGATCATCAATGTGCCGGGGGCCGGTGGGACGATCGGCAGTCGACGTGTCAAACACGCGCGACCGGATGGTTACACATTGTTGTTGTTGCACGAAGGCATCCTGACGGCCCGGCATTCGGGCAGCGCGAGCTATTCGGCGGAAGCGTTCGTGCCGATCGCCGGGACCGGAAACGCGACGCAGGTGGTCGCCGTTCGCGATGACTCGCCGTATTCGGATTTGCGGTCGCTGATGCGAGAAGCCGCGCTCCACCCTGACTCGATCGTTTTCTCGGCCAACATCGGTGCCCCCAGTCACTTTGCCGGGTTGATGCTGCAATCGAAGATCCCGGGATCGAGCTTTCGATACACCCAGACCGGTGGCGGTGCCAAGCGGTTTGCCGCACTTCAGGGCGGCCATGCCGACGTGTCGTCGTTTTCGATCGCCGAATACGTTCAATTCAAACCCAGTGGGATCCGCGCGTTGGCACTGCTCGGACCGGAACGCCATGCGGATCTGCCGGATCTGGCCACGGCGACCGAACAGGGGTTCAGCGTCGAAAGTCAGAACATGCAGTTCTGGTGGGCGCCGTTGGGCACGCCGCGCGAGCGTGTCGAAACGATTGCCGATGCGTTGTCGGCGGCGATGCAGACGGACGAGGTTCGCGAGACGTTGGCGGAGATGAAGATCACCGACACGGTGCTGCGGGGGGCCGAACTGGAAGCGGAACTGCAACAGCGCGAGCGTCGCATCGCCGAGGTCGCTCCGTCGGCCGGAGTGGAATTGCCCAATTTTGCGATGTTCGCTTTGGGCGGCGTCATCCTGACCGCCGTCGCGGCATCGATCCGGGCGGTCGGTCGGCGACGCAGCGGGGTTCCACGCCGAACCACAGATCGTGAAGGTGGCGATCGGTCGGCACACACGCGTCAGCTCGCGGCGATCGGCTGTATCACCATCGGCTATGTCATCACGCTGCAGTTCCAGCTGGTCCGCTTTGTTCCCGTCACCGCGGTCTACGCCCTACTGATCGGCGGGATCCTGCTCGGGCCGTTGATTCAGTCGCGTCGGATCAAGGCCGCCAAGGCGACGATCGCGTTGTTGGTCGTCAGCGTTTTGATGAGCGTCGTGATGCATCACCTGTTCACCGAAGTGCTGGTCGTGGATTTGCCCTAA
- a CDS encoding tripartite tricarboxylate transporter permease produces MFTEPDVAIRFLLSPTSLLMAAVGSLLGIFVGAIPGLTGAMLIALTLPLTYSMPSELALVLLVSMYVGSVSGGLVTATLLRIPGTPASMMTTLDGYPMAQQGKAGRALALGIGGTFIGGMISWGFLICLAQPMAAWSLTFGPFEFFALVLVAMVLIATVGGKSLSLGLFSGALGVMIAMPGSSPATGITRFTFGIHEMDDGFKLLPVLIGLFAVNQVIRQVLQGDVGGDVGGGVTEVNAGDKLDFRFRDLATHGVNFVRSALIGTWIGILPGIGANVGSVIAYSAAKRASKTPDRFGNGSEEGVVASETANNATVGGALIPLVAMGIPGSVIDAILLGALVIHGLQPGPMLVQSDPLAVQTIVGTMLIANLLTLLFLLASVRVMVRAARVPLFVLVPVVLIFCVIGSYALANRMFDVWVMLAFGVVGYLMERFHIPIAPLVIGFVLAPIGEEHLAAGLMNSGGSLMPMFTQPISLGLSLVALALLAWTLWRRFNDGKAIRLPDESS; encoded by the coding sequence TTGTTTACCGAGCCCGACGTCGCGATCCGATTCCTGTTGTCCCCCACGTCGTTGTTGATGGCGGCGGTCGGTTCGTTGTTGGGCATCTTCGTCGGCGCGATCCCCGGATTGACCGGCGCGATGTTGATCGCGTTGACCTTGCCGCTGACCTATTCGATGCCGAGTGAGTTGGCGCTCGTGTTGCTGGTTTCGATGTACGTCGGTTCGGTCAGCGGAGGACTGGTGACGGCGACGTTGTTGCGGATCCCCGGGACGCCGGCATCGATGATGACGACGTTGGACGGATACCCGATGGCCCAGCAGGGCAAGGCGGGGCGGGCGCTGGCACTGGGCATCGGCGGCACCTTCATCGGCGGGATGATCTCGTGGGGATTCCTGATTTGCCTGGCCCAACCGATGGCGGCCTGGTCGTTGACGTTTGGCCCCTTCGAATTCTTTGCGCTCGTGTTGGTCGCGATGGTCTTGATTGCGACTGTCGGCGGCAAGTCGCTCAGTTTGGGGCTGTTCTCCGGCGCGCTGGGTGTGATGATCGCCATGCCGGGCTCGTCCCCGGCAACCGGCATCACGCGATTCACGTTCGGGATCCATGAGATGGATGACGGGTTCAAGTTGTTGCCAGTCCTGATCGGCCTGTTTGCGGTCAATCAAGTGATTCGGCAGGTCTTGCAGGGCGATGTCGGCGGCGATGTCGGTGGCGGCGTCACGGAAGTCAACGCGGGCGATAAACTGGACTTTCGGTTCCGCGATCTGGCGACACACGGCGTCAACTTTGTCCGCTCGGCCTTGATCGGCACCTGGATCGGGATCTTGCCCGGCATCGGCGCCAACGTCGGTTCGGTGATCGCCTACTCGGCCGCCAAGCGCGCCTCCAAGACGCCGGATCGATTCGGCAACGGCAGTGAAGAAGGCGTGGTGGCGTCCGAAACCGCCAACAACGCGACCGTCGGCGGGGCACTGATCCCGCTGGTCGCGATGGGGATCCCCGGCAGCGTGATCGACGCGATCTTGTTGGGCGCACTGGTGATTCATGGCCTGCAACCCGGACCGATGCTGGTCCAAAGCGACCCGCTGGCGGTGCAGACGATTGTCGGCACGATGCTGATCGCCAACCTGCTGACCCTGTTGTTCTTGCTGGCGTCGGTGCGTGTGATGGTGCGGGCGGCAAGAGTTCCGCTGTTTGTCCTGGTCCCGGTCGTGCTGATTTTCTGCGTGATCGGTTCCTACGCGCTCGCCAATCGCATGTTCGACGTTTGGGTGATGCTCGCCTTCGGTGTCGTCGGGTACCTGATGGAACGCTTCCACATCCCGATCGCGCCGCTGGTGATCGGGTTTGTGTTGGCGCCGATCGGCGAAGAGCACTTGGCGGCGGGGCTGATGAACAGCGGTGGCAGTTTGATGCCGATGTTCACCCAGCCGATCTCGCTGGGTTTGTCTCTGGTTGCACTGGCGCTGTTGGCGTGGACACTATGGCGTCGATTCAACGACGGCAAAGCGATTCGATTGCCCGACGAGTCGTCGTAG
- a CDS encoding sulfatase family protein: MRPNILWYCTDQQRFDTIGALGNPHVVTPTIDQLVADGVAMTHAYCQSPICTPSRSSFMTGMYPSRVHNTRNGNESFPAYPPVITKLIADAGYDCGLVGKFHLQSAGHRTEPRIDDGFSYWKFSHAPRDDWSQGHDYAEWVRRRGGDLDTMRQSAERVPTEFHQTTWASECAIEFIQDHAAAEQPWLLNLNIYDPHPPFIPPQAYADRFDAADMPGPHFRDSDLIQQKKLASLDFQDEIRTPEQHNAKRVQADYYAMIAQIDDQFARILETLDRTGARDNTVIIFTSDHGEALGDHGLMFKGCRFYEGLVRVPLIFSWPAQFQSGLICDGLVELLDLTSTLMELCGLECPDYMQGKSLLPILRGEADPAQHHDFVRSEYFDALDPHFTGGVGTFGTMYRTPRYKLCVYHDKGLGELYDLQSDPWEFEDLWDDPNHQSIKHGLIQDAFDAHVVLTTDMGSRRIAPM, from the coding sequence ATGCGTCCCAACATCCTCTGGTATTGCACCGACCAACAGCGTTTCGACACGATCGGTGCGTTGGGAAATCCGCACGTGGTCACACCGACGATCGACCAATTGGTCGCCGACGGCGTCGCGATGACCCATGCCTATTGTCAAAGCCCCATCTGCACGCCGAGTCGTTCCAGTTTCATGACCGGCATGTACCCTTCGCGGGTTCACAACACCCGCAACGGCAATGAATCGTTTCCGGCCTACCCTCCGGTGATCACGAAGTTGATCGCAGATGCCGGCTACGACTGCGGTCTGGTCGGCAAGTTTCATTTGCAAAGCGCGGGGCATCGCACCGAACCGCGGATCGACGACGGGTTTTCGTATTGGAAATTCAGTCACGCGCCACGGGATGATTGGTCCCAAGGCCATGACTATGCCGAGTGGGTGCGCCGTCGCGGGGGGGACTTGGATACGATGCGGCAATCCGCCGAACGGGTTCCCACGGAGTTTCATCAAACGACCTGGGCCAGCGAGTGCGCCATCGAGTTCATCCAAGACCATGCGGCGGCGGAGCAACCGTGGTTGTTGAATTTAAACATCTACGATCCCCACCCGCCCTTCATTCCGCCCCAAGCGTACGCCGATCGATTTGATGCCGCCGACATGCCGGGGCCGCACTTCCGCGATTCGGATTTGATCCAACAAAAGAAGCTCGCCTCGCTGGACTTTCAAGACGAAATCCGCACGCCCGAGCAGCACAACGCCAAACGCGTGCAAGCGGACTACTACGCAATGATCGCGCAGATCGATGACCAATTTGCACGCATCCTTGAGACGCTCGATCGAACCGGCGCGCGGGACAACACGGTGATCATTTTCACCAGCGATCACGGCGAAGCACTCGGCGATCACGGGCTGATGTTCAAGGGGTGCCGATTCTACGAAGGCCTGGTGCGGGTTCCGTTGATCTTTTCTTGGCCGGCCCAATTTCAATCGGGATTGATCTGTGACGGACTGGTCGAATTGCTCGATCTGACCTCTACGCTGATGGAGTTGTGCGGGTTGGAGTGCCCCGACTACATGCAAGGCAAGAGCTTGTTGCCGATTCTGCGCGGCGAAGCGGATCCGGCGCAGCATCATGATTTCGTCCGCAGCGAGTATTTCGATGCGCTCGATCCACACTTCACCGGCGGCGTGGGGACGTTCGGCACGATGTACCGGACACCGCGGTACAAGCTGTGCGTGTATCATGATAAAGGGCTCGGTGAACTGTATGACCTTCAATCCGATCCCTGGGAGTTCGAAGACCTGTGGGATGACCCCAATCATCAATCGATCAAGCACGGCCTGATTCAAGACGCGTTTGACGCCCACGTCGTGCTGACGACCGACATGGGTTCGCGGCGAATCGCCCCGATGTGA
- a CDS encoding DUF3592 domain-containing protein → MNQSNRSDIGARLLFGIITLMVGSALLGVRQVGVSGLKTAQSWTPTPCLIERSEFDRDSEGDRYLVIEYRYLVNGKRYRGDRLDMVPGRGGDEGEWEQQLHEAHPKGAEATCYVNPDRPDQSVLDPTHGDDATRNLLLLSTPFLTAGAALLFSVGWSVVHRRTDESVALQTADPLPPPPRNLTWPQRVALLRPPTETLLAWAFLVGFVIIFKMLEGPEHVRDLMVRDEVTVEGSVTAIEQAPAQESRRQLYELSFQYEYADQLREGVSYTFDGGYDVDDPVTVVVDPGEPSRARIAETRQRLTPVWILLFPGGVIALLVPGIVTSYLSRFRYWGLARHGEAAGAILVDAGRSDVANPLTKHEFTANGSTYLVNPRSAISADQLYCTVLYRRGAPHHNVGLSTQDEAVLHGDAGWRSAFGLILVPLICVAAIAGILAI, encoded by the coding sequence ATGAACCAATCAAATCGATCCGACATCGGTGCTCGTTTGCTGTTCGGGATCATCACGTTGATGGTGGGCTCGGCTCTACTCGGTGTGCGTCAGGTCGGCGTGTCGGGATTAAAAACCGCACAATCCTGGACGCCGACGCCTTGCCTGATCGAACGCTCCGAGTTTGATCGCGACTCCGAGGGTGATCGCTATCTCGTCATCGAGTATCGGTATCTGGTCAACGGAAAACGCTACCGGGGTGATCGGCTGGACATGGTGCCGGGGCGGGGCGGCGATGAGGGGGAATGGGAACAACAACTGCACGAAGCGCACCCCAAGGGTGCCGAAGCGACGTGTTACGTGAATCCGGATCGCCCCGATCAATCCGTGCTGGACCCGACCCATGGCGACGACGCGACGCGAAATCTGTTGTTGTTGTCGACGCCGTTTCTGACCGCGGGCGCAGCATTGTTGTTTTCGGTCGGTTGGAGTGTCGTCCATCGCCGCACAGACGAATCGGTCGCCTTGCAAACAGCCGATCCGCTTCCACCACCACCACGGAACCTGACTTGGCCCCAGCGTGTGGCGCTGCTGCGACCTCCCACCGAGACATTGCTGGCTTGGGCATTCCTGGTCGGGTTTGTCATCATTTTTAAAATGCTGGAAGGCCCCGAGCATGTGCGTGATTTGATGGTTCGGGACGAGGTGACCGTTGAGGGGAGCGTCACCGCAATCGAACAGGCGCCGGCGCAGGAATCGCGTCGACAACTCTATGAGCTTTCCTTTCAATACGAATACGCCGATCAGCTTCGCGAAGGCGTCAGCTATACCTTTGACGGCGGATACGATGTGGACGATCCGGTGACGGTGGTTGTCGATCCAGGTGAACCGTCGCGGGCCAGGATCGCGGAGACACGGCAGCGGCTCACTCCCGTTTGGATTCTGTTGTTTCCCGGCGGCGTCATCGCGTTGCTGGTGCCGGGGATCGTGACCAGTTATCTCTCACGCTTTCGCTACTGGGGACTTGCCCGTCACGGCGAGGCCGCCGGAGCGATCTTGGTCGACGCGGGACGCTCCGATGTCGCAAATCCGTTGACGAAACACGAATTCACCGCCAACGGATCGACGTATCTGGTCAACCCTCGATCAGCGATTTCAGCTGATCAGCTGTACTGCACCGTGCTCTATCGGCGGGGCGCCCCGCATCACAACGTCGGGCTTTCCACCCAGGACGAAGCGGTCCTTCACGGCGACGCCGGTTGGCGTTCGGCGTTCGGATTGATCCTCGTGCCGCTGATCTGTGTTGCAGCGATCGCGGGCATCTTGGCGATTTAG
- a CDS encoding transposase, with protein MTRALTQDFIGSDLQLVFDNNREKQYEYLATFQAVAMTVADVALNFSENFNQAYKEHKENLDVSRQSFYAKTRGIEPAVSESLVSHAAKRTIQMQDAMGFTPWELLPGYRCLSIDGNVLAKSDKRLKDLRDVKGAPLPGKLVARFDLQRQVFDRAYVLLDGHAQESTCCDRIVDDIQPNDVVIADRHYCIVPFLNKLAQSKSFFVIRQHGRLKGVLLGKRKRIGRSSTGVVYEQALKLSAAEDAMVVRRITVILDSPTRDGDEEIHVLTNLPATVSAKDVAEVYRHRWEEETAFNILQMTLTCEKSGVGHPKAATFLFCMSLLAFNLRQTIFAALFATHDESEVEAISHFHVSKNVSDKTEGMLIAITEDEWAELIPTTIKGLVAMLKKIARTIDLKEYRKSVRGPKKKKPHRSRNVASSHVSTAKLLGLT; from the coding sequence ATGACCAGGGCGCTCACGCAGGACTTTATCGGGAGCGATTTGCAACTGGTTTTCGATAACAATCGAGAAAAGCAGTATGAGTACCTCGCCACATTCCAGGCAGTGGCGATGACGGTCGCTGACGTGGCCTTGAATTTCAGCGAGAATTTCAATCAAGCCTACAAGGAGCACAAAGAGAATCTCGACGTTTCTCGACAGTCATTCTATGCCAAAACCAGAGGCATAGAACCAGCGGTAAGTGAGTCGCTCGTTTCGCACGCGGCAAAGCGGACTATCCAAATGCAAGACGCGATGGGGTTCACACCCTGGGAATTGCTTCCAGGTTATCGTTGCTTGAGTATTGATGGGAATGTCTTGGCGAAGTCTGACAAAAGATTGAAAGACCTTCGAGACGTCAAGGGTGCACCGTTGCCGGGTAAACTAGTCGCGAGGTTTGACCTACAGCGACAGGTGTTTGACCGCGCGTACGTGCTGCTTGACGGCCACGCGCAAGAGTCGACGTGTTGCGATCGGATCGTGGATGATATCCAGCCGAATGATGTCGTAATTGCGGACCGGCATTATTGCATCGTCCCATTCCTCAACAAACTCGCTCAATCCAAAAGCTTCTTCGTGATCCGCCAGCACGGGCGTTTGAAAGGCGTTTTACTGGGAAAACGCAAACGCATTGGCCGCAGCAGCACAGGCGTAGTCTACGAACAAGCGTTGAAACTATCTGCTGCCGAAGATGCCATGGTGGTTCGCCGAATCACTGTCATATTGGACTCGCCAACGCGAGATGGCGACGAAGAGATTCACGTGTTGACGAATCTTCCCGCCACAGTTTCGGCTAAGGACGTGGCAGAGGTTTACCGGCATCGCTGGGAAGAAGAAACCGCGTTCAATATTTTACAGATGACGCTCACTTGCGAGAAATCAGGTGTCGGTCATCCCAAAGCAGCAACGTTCCTGTTTTGTATGTCGCTGCTCGCGTTCAATCTTCGACAAACCATCTTTGCGGCTTTGTTTGCGACCCATGACGAATCAGAGGTGGAAGCGATCAGCCACTTTCACGTCTCAAAAAATGTCTCCGATAAAACCGAAGGGATGTTGATTGCGATCACCGAGGACGAGTGGGCAGAATTGATTCCGACGACAATCAAAGGCCTCGTCGCGATGCTGAAGAAGATCGCTCGGACGATCGACCTAAAGGAGTACAGAAAATCGGTCCGCGGCCCGAAGAAGAAAAAGCCGCACCGATCAAGGAATGTAGCCTCGTCTCATGTTTCGACCGCGAAACTGCTAGGATTGACCTAG
- a CDS encoding PH domain-containing protein: MGLLSGMLGSASEANLDKVEKQIASIVIEDESVERAYQLVRDMIVLTNKRIIVIDKQGMTGRKTEYLSIPYRSIVRYSIESAGHFDLDSDLKLWLSSTHEPMTFDFRKAENVADIIKVITRHTCH, from the coding sequence ATGGGACTATTATCGGGCATGCTGGGTTCGGCCTCGGAGGCGAATCTGGACAAGGTGGAAAAACAGATCGCTTCGATCGTCATCGAAGACGAGTCGGTGGAACGGGCCTATCAGCTCGTCCGCGACATGATCGTCTTGACCAACAAACGCATCATCGTGATCGACAAGCAGGGCATGACCGGACGGAAAACCGAGTATCTTTCGATCCCCTATCGCAGCATCGTGCGTTATTCGATCGAAAGCGCCGGGCACTTCGATTTGGATTCCGACCTCAAACTCTGGCTCTCCAGCACCCACGAGCCGATGACGTTTGATTTCCGCAAAGCCGAAAACGTCGCCGACATCATCAAGGTCATCACGCGACATACCTGTCACTAA
- a CDS encoding gamma-glutamyl-gamma-aminobutyrate hydrolase family protein: MSSEALVSKPIIGINCDFKAADRRKPGFAYLASGYFQSILSAGGIPVVVPPMDDPESIARVLDHVEGFMMIGGGDLDPRNDGFMLHSSVRPMDPVRETSDRLLVAEIAERRIPLLAIGAGMQLLNIQQGGNLFLHIKEDLPAAVPHLDPHDPNHRHTLEVESDSLVGRVFGDGEIRVSSRHHMAIDEVAPGFRVTARCPDGVIEAIESEMMDWFAVGTQFHPECAAASALDVRIFEEFIEGICAAKAQEAENLRLVA; encoded by the coding sequence ATGTCAAGCGAAGCTCTGGTTAGCAAGCCGATCATTGGTATCAATTGTGATTTTAAAGCTGCTGACCGCAGAAAACCCGGGTTCGCCTATCTGGCGTCGGGGTATTTTCAATCGATCCTTTCCGCCGGTGGCATTCCGGTGGTCGTGCCGCCGATGGACGACCCCGAATCGATCGCCCGCGTTTTAGATCACGTGGAAGGCTTCATGATGATCGGCGGCGGAGACCTGGATCCGCGCAACGACGGCTTCATGTTGCATTCGAGCGTTCGCCCGATGGATCCGGTTCGCGAAACCAGCGACCGTTTGTTGGTCGCAGAAATCGCCGAGCGTCGCATCCCGTTGCTGGCGATCGGAGCCGGCATGCAATTGCTGAACATCCAACAGGGCGGCAACCTGTTCTTGCACATCAAGGAAGACTTGCCGGCGGCGGTTCCGCACCTGGACCCCCACGACCCCAACCACCGACACACCCTGGAAGTCGAAAGCGATTCGTTGGTCGGCCGCGTGTTCGGCGACGGCGAGATTCGCGTCAGCAGCCGCCATCACATGGCGATCGACGAAGTCGCACCGGGTTTCCGCGTGACCGCTCGCTGCCCCGATGGCGTGATCGAGGCCATCGAAAGTGAAATGATGGATTGGTTCGCGGTCGGAACCCAATTCCATCCCGAATGTGCCGCCGCCTCGGCGCTGGACGTCCGCATCTTCGAAGAATTCATCGAAGGCATCTGCGCCGCCAAGGCCCAAGAAGCCGAAAACCTCCGCCTGGTTGCCTGA
- a CDS encoding 3-oxoacyl-ACP synthase III, which yields MKFKNVRLAAIGALVPDEVWSSDEIEQRLQPLYQRLKLPEGRLELMSGIAQRRVWPVGTVPSGPSIEAGKLAVQAAGVGVESIGCLIHASVCRDFLEPATASRVHHGIGLSSDCWVYDVSNACLGLINGAIQIAMMIQSGAIEAGIVVGTENSRMLLESTIQALNGDTSLRRKDIKGAFASLTIGSGSCAWLLAHERLAPEATAIEVGIAEARTRFHDLCVSDSDSAGAAMQPLMETDSEQLMAEGIATGAAAFEKLLAESGWDRGSIERTVCHQVGTRHRMAMLESMGLSTERDSVSFPQLGNTGSVALPLTVASAADQGDLAGGDRVAMLGIGSGINSVMLAARWGHIPIAGNIKAIQNVPLALKIPS from the coding sequence GTGAAATTTAAGAACGTTCGACTGGCGGCCATCGGCGCGTTGGTCCCCGACGAAGTTTGGTCGAGTGACGAGATCGAACAGCGGTTGCAGCCGCTCTATCAGCGATTGAAGTTACCCGAAGGCCGTTTGGAGCTGATGTCGGGGATCGCCCAGCGCCGTGTCTGGCCGGTGGGGACTGTCCCCAGTGGTCCCAGCATCGAAGCGGGAAAGTTGGCCGTTCAGGCGGCAGGGGTGGGCGTCGAATCGATCGGCTGCCTGATTCACGCCAGCGTGTGTCGCGATTTCCTGGAGCCGGCGACGGCATCACGGGTGCATCACGGGATCGGGCTGTCGTCGGATTGCTGGGTCTATGATGTCTCCAATGCCTGTCTGGGCCTGATCAATGGCGCGATTCAGATTGCGATGATGATCCAGAGCGGGGCGATCGAAGCCGGGATTGTGGTCGGGACCGAGAACAGCCGGATGTTGCTCGAATCGACGATCCAGGCGCTCAACGGGGACACGTCGCTGCGGCGCAAGGACATCAAGGGCGCGTTTGCGTCGTTGACGATCGGTTCGGGCAGTTGTGCCTGGCTGCTGGCCCACGAGCGTTTGGCGCCCGAGGCGACCGCGATCGAGGTCGGCATCGCCGAGGCCCGCACCCGATTTCACGATCTGTGCGTCAGCGACAGCGACTCGGCCGGCGCGGCGATGCAACCGTTGATGGAGACCGATTCGGAGCAGCTGATGGCGGAGGGGATCGCCACGGGGGCCGCGGCGTTTGAGAAACTGTTGGCCGAAAGCGGCTGGGACCGCGGGTCGATCGAGCGAACGGTTTGCCATCAAGTTGGGACGCGTCATCGGATGGCGATGCTGGAATCGATGGGGCTTTCCACCGAGCGAGACAGTGTTTCGTTTCCCCAGTTGGGCAACACAGGCTCGGTGGCGCTGCCGCTGACGGTGGCTTCGGCGGCCGATCAGGGCGACCTGGCCGGGGGGGACCGGGTGGCGATGTTGGGGATCGGGTCGGGGATCAACAGCGTGATGCTGGCGGCCCGCTGGGGGCACATCCCGATCGCGGGAAACATCAAAGCGATTCAAAATGTCCCGTTGGCCTTGAAAATCCCGAGCTGA
- the rpsD gene encoding 30S ribosomal protein S4, with translation MARYTGPKARVNRRLGTLIYETAGAARALDRRNTPPGMHVRGRRPSNYGAALQEKQKIKHYYGLGERQLRRYFDAVGRKSGNTGELLLLMCERRLDNVVRRVGFTKTRPQARQGVAHGHFLVNGVKVDKPSYILRPGDIVEVRNRENLKNLYRGVIANAAPDALDWVAFDSESLKATMLGMPGASDISLPVDANAVVEFLSR, from the coding sequence ATGGCTCGTTACACCGGCCCCAAAGCACGCGTCAACCGTCGACTCGGCACCCTGATTTATGAAACCGCGGGTGCCGCACGCGCCCTCGACCGCCGCAACACGCCGCCCGGGATGCACGTCCGCGGCCGTCGCCCGAGTAACTACGGTGCGGCGTTGCAAGAGAAGCAAAAGATCAAGCACTATTACGGGTTGGGCGAACGCCAGTTGCGTCGCTACTTTGACGCCGTCGGTCGCAAGTCGGGCAACACCGGTGAGCTGTTGTTGCTGATGTGCGAGCGTCGGTTGGACAACGTGGTCCGCCGTGTCGGATTCACCAAGACCCGTCCCCAGGCCCGTCAAGGCGTCGCGCACGGCCACTTCCTGGTCAACGGCGTGAAAGTCGACAAGCCCAGCTATATCCTGCGTCCGGGTGACATTGTCGAAGTCCGCAACCGCGAAAACCTGAAGAACCTGTACCGGGGCGTGATCGCCAACGCGGCCCCCGATGCCCTGGACTGGGTGGCGTTTGACAGCGAGAGCTTGAAGGCGACGATGCTGGGGATGCCCGGCGCGAGCGACATCAGCTTGCCGGTCGACGCCAACGCCGTCGTCGAATTCCTGTCTCGTTAA